Proteins encoded by one window of Shewanella avicenniae:
- a CDS encoding EAL domain-containing protein: protein MSLSTKFLIAVLFVFLAGFGLIQLLMYHHIKHETEQELLESADRVRSVLMSVRRIYQHQFLESGLPLNHDTIGFLPAHALGKISRDLSNWNNSGFSFNNVSDQPRNPLHAADAVEQQAIDFFRRNPTVETHFMPFENAAGELFYHYAKPIWVEAYCLNCHGSKATAPETIKDTYDSAYDYKVGDLRGIISIKVPGKRVKDSIKHMFGIQLGWMGASSVLVALIVLWLLRRNVIKPLGSLREAMRQIQIGSSHGPMLLNSLPREFIDIAKTFNEMTSSMASKDTALIESELRYRKLVQLAQEGVIQTDAKGNIAYWNKGAEKIFGYSEKEIQGKPISVLVPYDSRAKHHAGMQSTFDSSMQPFVGKIVEVPALRKNGSEIRVELSITSWMMKYDAVYVAVIRDVTERKQAEEQIRHLAFYDSLTNLPNRRMLMDQFRIELETSVETGQYGAVLMADLDNFKALNDTCGHGMGDLLLIEVARRMKNAVSASHTVARLGGDEFIILMDSLGTDRKRAYQEALDIARTVKSRILQPYRLASELTDYSCTVSIGVALFQGDKESIDMLMTHVDMALYKAKDAGRDVIKFFDNSIQQEIAQRHVIESALRRAESLNQFVLYYQPQTDANGRLVGTEALIRWFKEDNKMVSPGEFIPVAEQSGLIEMIGSWVINAACLQIVAWEAAGIPPEIKVAVNVSAHQFGHVNFVSELLMSLSITGADPSRLKIELTESAILQDIEVAKEKILRLKAAGIRFSLDDFGTGYSSLSYLKQLPVDQLKIDQSFVRDITEDESDAAIVQAILAICVSLDIEAIAEGVETEEQLQFLLKHGCRRFQGYFFGKPMPACELEELFFTDLKQKIIS from the coding sequence ATGTCACTAAGTACCAAATTTTTGATTGCGGTACTCTTTGTTTTCCTCGCCGGATTTGGGCTGATACAGCTGCTGATGTATCACCATATTAAGCATGAAACAGAGCAAGAACTGCTAGAGTCAGCAGACCGAGTCAGATCAGTGCTGATGTCAGTGCGACGGATATATCAGCACCAATTTTTAGAGAGCGGCTTACCGCTCAACCATGACACCATTGGCTTTCTACCCGCACATGCCCTCGGTAAAATTTCGCGCGATCTGAGTAACTGGAACAATTCTGGTTTTTCATTTAACAACGTTTCCGATCAACCTCGTAATCCGTTACATGCCGCTGATGCCGTTGAGCAACAAGCAATTGACTTTTTTCGACGTAACCCCACTGTCGAAACCCACTTCATGCCTTTTGAAAATGCCGCGGGCGAGCTGTTTTATCATTATGCTAAACCCATATGGGTTGAAGCATATTGCCTCAATTGTCACGGCAGCAAAGCAACCGCACCCGAAACCATCAAAGATACCTATGATTCCGCTTATGATTATAAAGTCGGTGATTTACGCGGCATTATCAGTATTAAAGTCCCCGGTAAACGGGTGAAAGACAGCATCAAGCATATGTTTGGTATTCAATTGGGGTGGATGGGCGCTTCAAGTGTGCTGGTGGCGTTAATTGTGCTTTGGTTATTGCGCCGCAACGTGATCAAACCGCTCGGTAGTTTACGTGAAGCAATGCGACAAATTCAGATTGGCTCATCTCATGGCCCGATGTTGCTCAACAGCTTACCGCGAGAATTCATCGATATTGCGAAAACCTTTAATGAGATGACCTCTAGTATGGCCTCTAAGGACACGGCGCTCATTGAAAGTGAACTGCGCTATCGCAAGTTGGTGCAGTTGGCGCAAGAAGGGGTGATTCAAACCGATGCCAAGGGCAACATTGCCTATTGGAACAAAGGCGCTGAAAAGATTTTTGGCTATAGCGAGAAAGAAATTCAAGGCAAACCGATTTCAGTATTAGTGCCATATGATTCGCGCGCTAAACATCATGCTGGGATGCAAAGTACATTTGATAGCAGCATGCAGCCATTCGTCGGTAAGATTGTTGAAGTGCCCGCGCTGCGTAAAAACGGTTCTGAAATTCGGGTGGAATTATCGATAACCAGCTGGATGATGAAGTACGACGCCGTCTATGTAGCGGTTATTCGTGATGTAACTGAACGTAAACAGGCAGAAGAGCAGATCCGCCATCTGGCTTTTTACGATTCACTGACGAACTTGCCCAATCGCCGTATGCTGATGGATCAGTTCCGTATCGAGTTGGAAACCAGTGTTGAAACCGGCCAGTACGGGGCGGTATTGATGGCGGATCTTGATAACTTTAAAGCACTGAATGATACCTGTGGCCATGGTATGGGTGATCTGTTACTGATTGAGGTTGCACGGCGGATGAAGAATGCCGTGTCAGCCTCACACACAGTGGCGCGTCTTGGTGGTGATGAATTTATTATTTTGATGGATAGCCTTGGCACGGATCGCAAGCGAGCGTATCAAGAAGCGTTAGATATCGCACGAACCGTCAAAAGCCGAATTCTGCAGCCGTATCGCTTAGCTAGCGAGCTAACCGATTACAGCTGTACCGTCAGTATCGGCGTGGCTTTGTTCCAAGGGGATAAAGAATCAATCGACATGTTAATGACCCATGTGGACATGGCGCTTTATAAGGCAAAAGATGCCGGGCGGGATGTGATTAAATTCTTCGACAATAGTATTCAGCAAGAGATTGCCCAACGTCACGTCATCGAAAGTGCCTTAAGACGAGCAGAGTCGTTAAATCAATTTGTGCTTTATTATCAGCCACAAACTGATGCGAATGGCCGTTTGGTGGGTACCGAAGCTTTGATTCGTTGGTTTAAAGAAGACAATAAAATGGTGTCTCCAGGCGAATTTATTCCTGTGGCTGAGCAATCCGGCTTAATCGAAATGATTGGTAGTTGGGTGATTAATGCCGCGTGTCTACAAATTGTCGCTTGGGAGGCAGCAGGTATTCCCCCTGAAATAAAAGTCGCGGTTAACGTTAGCGCGCATCAATTTGGTCATGTGAATTTTGTGTCGGAATTGCTGATGTCGCTGTCTATCACTGGAGCCGATCCGTCGCGGCTTAAAATTGAACTGACTGAAAGTGCCATTTTGCAAGATATTGAGGTGGCCAAAGAAAAAATCCTCAGGCTAAAAGCGGCTGGTATTCGCTTCTCCTTAGATGATTTCGGCACGGGATACTCTTCTCTGTCGTACTTAAAACAGCTTCCAGTTGATCAGTTGAAAATTGACCAATCATTCGTGCGTGATATTACCGAAGATGAAAGTGATGCCGCCATCGTGCAAGCGATTTTGGCGATTTGCGTATCACTGGATATAGAAGCAATTGCAGAAGGGGTGGAGACAGAAGAACAACTTCAGTTTTTACTGAAACATGGCTGTCGCCGCTTCCAAGGATACTTCTTCGGTAAACCTATGCCAGCATGTGAGTTAGAAGAGCTCTTTTTTACTGATTTAAAACAGAAAATTATCAGTTAA
- the zipA gene encoding cell division protein ZipA, which produces MEDLQPVLIVLSAIAIIAVLAHGFWSIRKQQPKGFKESPLNGLARDEAKTREAGHSRDRDGFDAEGVGEVRVRKMTADDRPPKLKTTKRPKPAAPVAKQAVKPVEAIEPTFELTNDVSQRTPKSQRQEPTILVEPEFEVKKVAQMELGLATDAEPEDIETTEAVADADEALPPPRDVLALHVVAKNGEQLSGAELLPALLALNFKFGDMQIFHRHEDNAGHGKVLFSLANMVKPGVFDPDNMEQFTTVGVVLFMTLPCYGDALFNFSNMLNSAQQLADDLNANLLDGERQLWSEQIKMQYLARIKTNA; this is translated from the coding sequence ATGGAAGATTTACAGCCCGTTTTGATTGTATTGAGTGCGATAGCCATTATCGCAGTACTTGCCCACGGCTTTTGGTCTATCCGTAAACAGCAACCCAAGGGGTTTAAAGAATCGCCGCTCAATGGATTAGCGCGCGATGAAGCCAAAACGCGTGAAGCAGGACATTCGCGTGACCGCGATGGTTTTGATGCTGAAGGTGTGGGTGAAGTGCGGGTGCGTAAAATGACCGCCGATGATCGGCCGCCTAAATTGAAAACCACGAAACGACCAAAACCTGCAGCACCAGTGGCGAAACAAGCGGTAAAACCTGTTGAAGCGATAGAACCAACCTTTGAACTGACGAACGATGTCAGTCAGCGTACGCCGAAATCTCAGCGCCAAGAGCCGACAATATTGGTAGAGCCAGAGTTCGAGGTTAAAAAAGTTGCTCAGATGGAACTTGGCTTAGCCACTGACGCAGAGCCAGAGGATATAGAAACAACTGAAGCGGTCGCAGATGCGGATGAAGCGTTACCGCCACCGCGCGATGTATTGGCGCTGCATGTTGTGGCGAAAAACGGCGAGCAGTTAAGTGGTGCTGAGCTGTTGCCTGCATTACTGGCGTTAAATTTCAAATTTGGCGATATGCAGATTTTCCACCGTCATGAAGACAATGCTGGTCATGGTAAAGTGCTGTTCTCGTTAGCCAATATGGTGAAGCCAGGGGTGTTTGATCCCGATAATATGGAACAGTTTACCACTGTTGGGGTTGTGTTATTTATGACGCTGCCTTGCTACGGTGACGCGTTGTTTAACTTCTCCAACATGCTGAATTCGGCGCAGCAGTTGGCTGACGATCTCAATGCAAACTTGCTTGATGGTGAACGCCAGTTGTGGAGTGAACAGATTAAGATGCAATATTTAGCGCGAATTAAAACCAACGCCTGA
- the tehB gene encoding SAM-dependent methyltransferase TehB produces the protein MSHESLLCYHTTAVLTGTEFTEQFSQLLNDTSSWLRFTVSQGNVCVYKDGETIVLSHANPSNEIATNALGDEVSTSDDALIQVDCMCTAEDYYAKKYQLTRTHSEVIAALPYLHGGKALDLGCGNGRNSLYLKLNDFELQGYDRNELSVANLNRIIAAEQLSGINAAVQDLSSLQITGEYDFILSTVVMMFLQPETVPQLIAQMQQHTKSGGLNLIVSAMDTADYPCTVGFPFRFKENELLNYYAGWDIVKYNENVGELHKLDEQGNRIKLRFATILARKC, from the coding sequence ATGTCTCACGAGTCGTTGCTTTGTTATCACACTACTGCGGTGTTAACTGGCACTGAGTTTACAGAGCAGTTTTCGCAGTTGCTCAATGACACGTCCAGTTGGTTGAGATTCACGGTTAGCCAAGGCAACGTTTGCGTTTATAAAGACGGTGAAACTATCGTGCTAAGCCACGCCAACCCGAGCAATGAGATCGCTACTAACGCATTGGGCGATGAAGTGAGCACTTCCGATGACGCGCTAATACAAGTTGATTGTATGTGTACTGCTGAAGATTACTATGCGAAGAAATACCAACTGACCCGCACACATTCTGAAGTGATTGCCGCATTACCTTATTTGCACGGCGGCAAAGCATTAGATTTGGGCTGTGGTAATGGTCGCAACAGCTTGTATTTGAAGTTGAACGACTTTGAGCTGCAGGGCTATGATCGCAACGAGCTTAGTGTTGCCAATTTGAATCGCATCATCGCCGCGGAACAGTTATCGGGGATCAATGCGGCAGTTCAAGATCTTTCTTCATTACAAATCACCGGCGAATATGATTTTATACTGTCGACAGTGGTGATGATGTTTCTGCAGCCTGAAACTGTGCCACAACTGATTGCGCAGATGCAGCAGCACACTAAAAGCGGTGGTTTGAATTTGATTGTGTCGGCGATGGATACCGCAGACTATCCATGTACGGTAGGGTTCCCGTTCCGTTTTAAAGAGAACGAACTGCTTAACTACTACGCCGGTTGGGACATAGTGAAATACAACGAAAACGTTGGCGAATTGCATAAACTCGACGAGCAAGGAAACCGGATTAAACTTCGGTTTGCAACAATCTTGGCGCGTAAATGCTGA
- a CDS encoding Hsp20 family protein, which yields MRNYDLTPLYRSAIGFDRLARMAENAAANNGNAGYPPYNIELLGDNQYRITMAVAGFAMEELEITSEGEKLVVKGTKAEQQPERQYLYQGIAERGFERTFQLADYVTVSGAHLENGLLNIDLVREIPEAMKPRKIEIGSGKVLEAELQSE from the coding sequence ATGCGTAATTATGATTTAACTCCACTTTATCGCAGTGCCATTGGTTTTGATCGTCTGGCTCGTATGGCAGAAAATGCTGCCGCCAACAATGGTAATGCAGGCTACCCTCCGTACAACATCGAACTTCTCGGTGACAACCAATATCGCATCACTATGGCGGTTGCAGGGTTTGCCATGGAAGAGTTGGAGATCACCAGCGAAGGTGAAAAACTGGTGGTAAAAGGCACTAAAGCTGAGCAACAACCGGAGCGTCAATACCTGTATCAAGGCATTGCCGAACGCGGATTTGAGCGTACATTCCAGTTGGCTGACTACGTCACTGTATCGGGCGCCCATCTCGAAAACGGCTTGTTGAATATCGACTTAGTGCGTGAAATTCCCGAGGCGATGAAACCTCGCAAAATTGAGATCGGCTCAGGTAAAGTATTGGAAGCCGAACTGCAAAGCGAATAA
- the cysK gene encoding cysteine synthase A codes for MSKIFEDNSYTIGNTPLVRLNRVSNGNVLAKVESRNPSFSVKCRIGANMIWDAEKKGLLTKDKELIEPTSGNTGIALAYVAAARGYKLTLTMPNTMSLERRKLLKALGANLVLTEGAKGMKGAIEKAEELRQADPEKYIILQQFSNPANPEIHEKTTGPEIWDATDGNVDVIVAGVGTGGTITGISRYIKKVQGKAITSVAVEPAESPVIAQTLAGQPVQPGPHKIQGIGAGFIPGNLDLELIDRVEPVTSDEAIAMAHRLMKEEGILVGISSGAAVVAANRISELPEFAGKQIVVILPSAAERYLTSPLFVGQFGDLENVQ; via the coding sequence ATGAGCAAAATCTTCGAAGACAATTCATATACCATCGGTAACACGCCTTTGGTGCGTTTAAATCGTGTTAGCAACGGCAATGTGCTAGCCAAAGTTGAATCCCGTAACCCAAGCTTCAGCGTAAAATGCCGTATCGGTGCCAACATGATTTGGGACGCTGAGAAGAAAGGCCTGCTCACTAAAGACAAGGAACTGATTGAGCCAACTTCAGGCAATACCGGTATTGCGCTTGCCTATGTAGCAGCAGCCCGCGGTTATAAACTTACCCTGACCATGCCGAATACCATGAGCCTAGAACGTCGTAAGCTGCTAAAAGCACTTGGCGCTAACCTAGTGCTAACTGAAGGCGCAAAAGGCATGAAAGGCGCGATTGAAAAAGCAGAAGAACTGCGTCAAGCCGACCCAGAAAAATATATTATTCTGCAGCAGTTCTCTAACCCTGCGAACCCAGAGATCCACGAGAAAACTACCGGTCCTGAAATTTGGGATGCCACCGATGGTAATGTTGATGTCATCGTCGCAGGCGTGGGTACTGGCGGTACTATTACTGGTATCAGCCGCTATATTAAGAAAGTGCAAGGTAAAGCAATTACTTCTGTAGCTGTTGAGCCAGCAGAATCACCGGTTATCGCCCAAACCCTAGCGGGTCAGCCTGTACAACCAGGCCCGCACAAAATCCAAGGTATTGGCGCTGGGTTTATTCCGGGCAACCTAGATCTGGAACTTATTGACCGCGTTGAACCTGTGACCAGTGATGAAGCCATCGCAATGGCGCATCGCTTGATGAAGGAAGAAGGTATTCTTGTGGGTATCTCTTCAGGTGCTGCAGTTGTAGCCGCGAACCGCATCTCTGAATTACCAGAGTTTGCTGGTAAACAGATTGTTGTCATCCTGCCATCCGCCGCAGAACGTTATTTGACTTCACCACTGTTCGTCGGTCAATTCGGCGACTTGGAAAACGTGCAGTAA
- the cysZ gene encoding sulfate transporter CysZ translates to MLSTPNAAKSGIQYFMDGFSLIRRPGLRRFVVVPLLVNLLLFSGALVLAVNYLSELMHWVDKSVPSWLDWISFVLWPLVILALLVVFSFVFSSIMNWIAAPFNGLLAEKVEQLLTGKPLNTGGAMDAIKDLPRVFGREWQKLKYYLPRALLVLILFFIPLVGQTLFPIIWFLFSAWMMAVQYCDYPFDNHKVPFNDMKFALKQTKGSSMSFGVAATLFSMIPIVNFIVMPVAICGATAMWVDKYREVYRNARVAPE, encoded by the coding sequence ATGTTGTCGACCCCTAATGCCGCCAAAAGCGGCATTCAATATTTTATGGATGGCTTTAGTCTGATCCGTCGCCCAGGATTACGGCGGTTTGTGGTGGTGCCGTTACTCGTCAATTTGCTGCTATTTTCAGGTGCATTAGTGTTAGCAGTTAACTACCTGTCCGAGTTAATGCATTGGGTAGATAAATCGGTACCTAGCTGGCTTGATTGGATTAGCTTTGTATTATGGCCACTAGTGATTCTCGCACTGTTAGTGGTGTTTTCCTTTGTGTTCAGCTCCATCATGAACTGGATAGCCGCGCCATTTAACGGCTTATTGGCCGAAAAAGTCGAACAATTGCTCACCGGAAAACCGCTAAATACTGGCGGGGCAATGGATGCCATCAAAGATTTGCCGAGAGTGTTTGGGCGCGAGTGGCAAAAGCTCAAGTACTACCTGCCGCGCGCACTGCTGGTATTGATTTTGTTCTTCATTCCGCTGGTTGGCCAAACGCTGTTTCCAATTATTTGGTTTTTATTCAGTGCTTGGATGATGGCAGTTCAATACTGCGATTACCCGTTTGATAACCATAAGGTGCCCTTTAACGATATGAAGTTTGCCCTTAAGCAAACTAAAGGCAGCAGCATGAGTTTCGGCGTGGCCGCCACGTTGTTTTCAATGATTCCGATAGTGAATTTTATCGTAATGCCGGTGGCCATCTGTGGCGCAACGGCAATGTGGGTTGATAAATACCGCGAGGTTTATCGCAACGCGCGAGTGGCGCCCGAATAA
- a CDS encoding chromosome segregation protein SMC translates to MRLKQIKLAGFKSFVDATKIPFLNPLTAVIGPNGCGKSNVIDAVRWVLGESSAKNLRGDSWADVIFNGSNGRKPVSVASVELVFDNTEGRIGGQFANYNEIAVKRQVSRDGDNLYFLNGQKCRKKDITDIFMGTGLGPRSYAIIGQGTISRLIECKPQELRVFIEEAAGISRYKERRRDTENRIRHTRDNLERLGDIRAELGKQLDKLTLQADAARRYREYKQQERSLNAQLLVMRYLELQQLADAENSEIFRLETELAKVQALAEQASLQLTELKLQRDDLDDLEQRQVAQFYQSNTDIAKAEQQIAFLKDRDQQLAQTQQRLQTQLAQASERHQHASAELSNLQIRHQQFEPLQQQAEELHWELSSQQEQLDERLQQLDGNWRKARVLAIELKHKQELDATKEQHLKQQLGRDQEQLQRMLQRSSDVAPVAENALAAQLAQAKQQRDETSHALQQADSDYQLQLCEQQQQRQAVDSAREALTSLRQRQQLISRWLASQQAQTDSGGQQLWQQLQVDTGWEAAVEYWLKPLLQRQWSDAAVEGFSAQSTKHWGPISAAANLTPWLGRWLFAESLTDAEQLLPSLAADQLILCKNGRLLGHGCVLSMADQLGDSLMAMRAELDEVEQALPQATQALESASLKLSLADDAVAVALVQQQALAAAVQQAQLACSKVELLMANAAQQAKLEAERQQQLQHERQILQERIAAAEFELEALIEAQFSADDALYEKQEQERRLEAQHNELQMQRNTLKSQVQESERKSRELSRQLHELTTAIALQQQQLDQAEQQQTELRAQLESLIPQHLAVQDAQQVDTLEQQLQQLLQIQQQQQQALEQTRAQQAELQKLYDQVAIKQKQQLAEAEHLTQSISTLKLRREGLKGQAESQLVLLSEQQVRLAEVTEQLPHDATIDKWHKDLENVRGKITRLGAINLAAIDEYEQQKQRKQYLDEQDHDLTQALNSLEEAIRRIDRETRTRFKTTFDQVNQGLGELFPKVFGGGSAYLALTDDDLLETGVTIMARPPGKKNSTIHLLSGGEKALTALSLVFAIFRLNPAPFCMLDEVDAPLDDANVDRFCRLLQEMSDSVQFIYISHNKITMEMADQLIGVTMHEPGVSRIVAVNIEEAVAMADAG, encoded by the coding sequence ATGAGACTAAAACAGATAAAACTTGCTGGCTTTAAGTCGTTTGTCGATGCAACCAAAATTCCTTTTCTCAATCCGCTTACTGCCGTTATCGGCCCTAATGGCTGTGGTAAATCCAATGTGATTGATGCCGTGCGTTGGGTGTTGGGGGAAAGCTCTGCAAAAAATCTGCGGGGCGACTCGTGGGCGGATGTGATTTTTAACGGTTCTAACGGTCGTAAGCCAGTATCAGTTGCCAGTGTTGAGTTGGTATTTGATAACACCGAAGGCCGTATTGGTGGCCAATTTGCAAATTACAATGAGATTGCGGTCAAGCGCCAAGTGTCGCGCGACGGCGATAATCTCTACTTCCTTAATGGGCAAAAATGTCGCAAGAAAGATATCACCGATATCTTTATGGGCACCGGCCTTGGACCGCGAAGCTACGCCATCATCGGTCAAGGCACGATTTCACGATTGATTGAGTGTAAACCGCAAGAGCTGCGAGTTTTTATTGAAGAAGCTGCGGGGATCTCTCGCTATAAAGAGCGGCGCAGAGATACCGAAAACCGAATCCGACATACCCGCGATAATTTGGAGCGCTTAGGCGACATTCGTGCTGAGCTGGGCAAACAGCTAGATAAGTTGACCTTACAAGCCGATGCCGCGCGCCGTTACCGTGAATACAAGCAGCAGGAGCGTAGCTTAAATGCGCAGCTGCTGGTGATGCGCTATCTAGAGCTACAACAACTCGCTGATGCAGAAAATAGTGAAATTTTCAGGCTCGAAACTGAATTGGCAAAGGTGCAGGCGTTGGCTGAACAAGCCTCGTTACAGCTTACCGAGCTCAAACTGCAACGAGATGACTTGGACGACCTAGAGCAGCGCCAAGTTGCGCAGTTTTATCAATCCAATACCGACATTGCCAAAGCCGAACAACAGATTGCCTTTTTAAAAGACCGAGATCAGCAATTAGCACAGACTCAGCAAAGACTGCAAACTCAGTTAGCTCAGGCCAGCGAACGCCATCAACATGCCAGTGCAGAACTGAGTAACTTACAGATAAGACATCAACAATTTGAACCTCTGCAGCAACAAGCGGAAGAGTTGCATTGGGAGCTTTCATCTCAGCAGGAGCAATTGGACGAGCGATTACAGCAGCTCGATGGCAATTGGCGAAAAGCGCGCGTATTAGCCATTGAGCTCAAGCATAAGCAAGAGTTGGACGCGACCAAAGAGCAGCATCTAAAGCAGCAACTGGGGCGTGACCAAGAACAACTCCAGCGAATGTTGCAGCGCTCAAGTGACGTCGCGCCAGTAGCAGAAAATGCTTTAGCCGCGCAACTTGCACAGGCCAAGCAACAGCGAGATGAGACATCACACGCGTTGCAGCAGGCAGACTCGGATTATCAGCTGCAGTTGTGTGAGCAACAGCAGCAGCGGCAGGCAGTTGACAGTGCACGAGAGGCGTTAACCAGCTTACGCCAGCGTCAGCAACTCATCAGCCGTTGGCTCGCTTCACAACAGGCACAGACAGATAGTGGCGGCCAACAGCTTTGGCAACAGTTGCAGGTCGATACCGGGTGGGAAGCCGCTGTCGAATACTGGCTCAAACCGCTGTTACAGCGCCAATGGTCGGACGCCGCTGTTGAAGGGTTCAGCGCACAATCGACTAAGCATTGGGGCCCCATCAGTGCGGCGGCAAATTTAACACCTTGGTTAGGTCGCTGGTTGTTTGCTGAGTCTTTGACTGACGCTGAGCAACTGCTACCAAGTTTGGCAGCTGACCAGCTTATTCTATGTAAAAATGGTCGTTTATTGGGACATGGCTGTGTGCTCTCGATGGCAGATCAACTTGGCGATTCATTAATGGCGATGCGTGCCGAACTCGATGAAGTAGAGCAAGCATTGCCACAAGCTACCCAAGCATTAGAATCCGCCTCACTAAAGCTTTCACTGGCCGATGACGCGGTAGCTGTCGCTTTAGTGCAGCAGCAAGCACTCGCAGCCGCGGTGCAACAAGCGCAACTCGCGTGCTCAAAAGTCGAATTATTGATGGCCAATGCTGCACAACAAGCCAAGCTAGAGGCTGAAAGGCAACAGCAATTGCAGCATGAACGGCAGATTTTGCAGGAGCGTATTGCTGCAGCGGAGTTCGAGCTCGAAGCATTGATTGAGGCGCAGTTTAGTGCCGATGATGCCTTGTATGAAAAGCAAGAGCAGGAGCGGCGGCTGGAAGCTCAGCACAATGAGCTACAGATGCAGCGTAATACGCTCAAATCACAGGTGCAGGAAAGCGAACGCAAAAGTCGTGAATTGAGCCGGCAACTACATGAATTAACCACTGCAATTGCCTTGCAACAGCAGCAGCTCGATCAAGCGGAGCAACAACAAACTGAATTACGCGCTCAGCTTGAGAGCTTGATCCCGCAGCATTTAGCCGTTCAAGATGCACAGCAGGTGGACACACTTGAACAGCAGTTGCAGCAGCTGCTGCAAATCCAACAACAACAGCAGCAAGCGTTAGAACAGACGCGGGCTCAGCAAGCTGAGTTACAAAAGTTGTACGATCAAGTAGCAATCAAGCAAAAACAACAGCTTGCTGAGGCAGAGCACTTGACTCAATCGATCAGCACGTTAAAGTTACGTCGCGAAGGTTTAAAAGGGCAGGCTGAGAGTCAACTGGTATTGTTGAGCGAACAGCAGGTCCGTTTGGCTGAGGTTACGGAACAACTGCCCCACGATGCCACAATCGATAAGTGGCACAAAGATTTAGAAAATGTGCGTGGTAAAATCACCCGCCTTGGGGCGATTAACCTTGCGGCGATTGATGAATATGAGCAACAAAAGCAGCGCAAGCAGTATCTAGACGAACAAGATCATGATTTAACCCAAGCACTGAATAGTTTAGAGGAAGCGATTCGCCGTATCGATCGTGAGACTCGAACCCGTTTTAAAACCACCTTTGATCAGGTGAACCAAGGCTTAGGAGAGTTATTTCCCAAAGTCTTTGGCGGTGGTAGCGCCTATTTAGCCTTGACTGATGATGATTTATTGGAAACCGGTGTAACCATTATGGCGCGGCCACCGGGTAAAAAGAACAGCACGATTCACCTACTTTCCGGTGGAGAAAAGGCGTTGACCGCTTTATCATTGGTCTTTGCAATTTTTAGGTTGAACCCAGCGCCATTTTGTATGTTAGATGAAGTAGATGCGCCGCTGGATGATGCGAACGTCGATAGATTTTGCCGTCTGCTGCAGGAGATGTCGGATAGCGTACAGTTTATTTATATCAGCCATAACAAAATTACCATGGAGATGGCCGATCAGTTGATTGGTGTGACCATGCATGAACCAGGTGTATCGCGTATTGTAGCGGTGAATATTGAAGAAGCCGTCGCGATGGCAGATGCCGGATAA